ttttttccatATTCTCGTTTCCGTGTTTTTTGTTACACATGAGCTTGGTTGAATACGTGTCTGTTTGTTAAAATTAACGATTTGGTGATAAGTTAGTTTATAACTTATAGCATGATTGGTGGTTGATGGCTGACAGCTTATAACTTATAGttgatgactgatgactgatgactgataTCTGATAAGGTAattaaagtgtttgataaaattagtggTTTAACTAGCTGGTaattgtaaaatgacataaaaagacatttcttaattaataattaaatgcacgtttaaaataattaaaatttataatggtATTAAtcgaaaaaaaataataagttataaaCTATAAGGGAAAACGTTATTTAAAATAACGTATGAAAAATAAGtcataagctagtaaaataaactataaactagtaaaataagttataagcttgtgatgaaaagactgttatcaaacaagtcttttattatcatacgagcttataagctataagctcaaaatatGGCTTGCCAAAACATATATCTTTagtcaaaattattttaatttttaattttttaaaagaatctaataataaaattgattttgaattaaaTGACATTTCTTTTTGAATTATGCTTACCTacccatttaattttaatataatattttaaaaatcaaaccgtTCAGTAAATCACGGTTATTAATTTATTGGTTGAATCACTAGATTATTGGTCGAACCGCataataaaactaaattaaaccgaataattctattatttataataaaactacaTGTTTATTAAATTGTTCGAAACAAAAAACTCAGtttcttaaaaatattacaaCACATACAATATTACATTGAATGTTTTGTTTTTGTATTGGTGGCACTTCTTACAATACCAGTAAGTAACTTGATATTGTTATTCACGGTACGAATGGAAGAAACATCAACTATCTTTTCATTGGCTAAACCGGTTTCACATTCTCGAAGTGCATCGCAAGCATATTGGGCAACCAAGCTTATAACTTCAAGATCCTCAATCAACAAACCTCGTAACTCCATTAATATCGTATTGTAATTATCGGTTGCACATTCTTTGATTGGTTGAGAAGAAGGATATTTGGTCATCATTTCTTTAAGGTATGCTTGAGCTTTTGTTACCTCGTCTATTACCACCGTCTTTGTAAATATCCTGGCAAATTTAATAGGATTGTTAACCAAAATAAGTTCAGGGTGAGATTTTACAAGTCTCAAACATTGTTGTTCGAAGTCTATTTCACCAGGTCCTTTACATATATTTTGGTACAATTTGAGGTTTGCTGTTGGTAAAATGTTTGATGTTGGTAAAATGGCATGTGAAACAAAAAAAGTAGAAATGGTTAGCAACAAACATAAATATGTTGAAGCTGCCATGTTTAGGTAATTGTTTCACACGCTTTGTTTATTTCTCAAATAGGTCATAGTTTATATACAAGAGAAGGAGTCTGTTATTAGCTCCTAGAATTATTATGCCTCTAATATTGCACTTTCTAATTCTATTATGCACATGTGTCTAATCATATACTATTAGCATGATGTATTGATATAGCTTAATAAAATATGATCCACATATTATTAGCTGAATGTTTACTAAATATAGCTTAATATGCCAAGTATAGCTAATACATTCTCTCTTTTTGTAAATGACCATGACCTATGATGCATAGGTACGGTATAGTATTCGGTTCATACCGGTATGAgtgacatttaaaaaaaattaaggtactatattaataaaaaaaattatttcttttataaaatgtACAAAATTAATTTGTTAGGTTCGCAACAAAATTTcactataaaaattaaaaaaagtgaaaaaaaatattGTCAAGATACaataaagaagaaattaaaataaataaatatactatGTTAATATTTTAGAAAATCACAAATTTCACCCCAAAACAAATTAATAAGAAAAAATAAGTACGAGGAGTACGGTGCATCCAGTACGGATGCGTGTGCATACCGATACTATTTTAGAAGATATTTGAGAGATGATGACAATAGAAATTTCTTAAGGGTTCTTAGTTTATAGATAAAAGAACAgtgtaaaataaatttattgaagAAAAAAGTAAGAGAATGAAAAATGTCAAACATAAACCTAATACAAAAACCATTATTTTGTAAATTTAATACAAGAGTACTGAAAACTCGCGGAGTCTTCCACTATTTTGTAAATTTAACACAAGAGTATTGAAAATTCATAGCGTGTTCCACTATTTTGTAAATTTAATACAAGGTTATTTTTTGGTACAAAATAATCAAAAATATTAAACACTACATACCAATTGTTCTAGCTAATAAACGTTTAAAGTGATTTTCCCTTCTGTTGTAGCAGAACACGAAATTGTCAATCTTTCAAGACCTTCACTTGATCTAAAAATCTTGTTAGACACAAATATCCTACTCCAAGCTCTCGTTCCATAGTGACCTTTATTTAGTCCTATTGGTTCCTTAATTCCTTGTGTAAGCATTTGTTCTCCTCAAGAAAAGAATGATTGGAAAACTCCCAACTTCATTTCGCAACAACCTTTACACAGTTATACCGAAATATTCAATGGATAGAAAACTCTTCTCTTTTCTAGAAATTAATATCCATATACCATAGactcaaaataattatttattttgatacacaccacaaaacttcaaacaaaacaaaaatattaactttctTACTGTACCGTGGATCTACTCTACTACTCACAATCAATCTTTAGAGTTGAGCACCATAACAATGATTTATTGATTCAAGGTTGAAAAAGACCATGGCTAATATTCTAGGAAGTTTTTCACAAGGTTGAAACAAGGAGAATACGCGTTTGTGAAAGGAAGAACACTAGTGGAATTTTCTCAAGAGTTGTGAAAATATggattttttatctttattgaTCATAAACAACTCATTCAACAAGTTTTTATGAATGTGTAAGATTTTACTTCCTCAAATTCAttcttttaaatgaaaaattgacaaacaaaaaataatttacatAGGTACTAGAGGTTAGACACAAAAAGATGATGAGAGAAAATGATTCGAGCAAAATCATGTAGTTATGATTTGAAttggcaaaaaaaaaaacttgaattaAGATGATAAAATGTGGAAATTGTTAGATTTGAATCATGATTTCACGACACCCATAATTTGGGTCTTTCAAAAGAGTGATTCCAATCATGgttgatttttcaaaaagtaTAAAGTTATGATCTGAGTCGAAAGAAATTGTGAATTAATTCAATGAGTGTTTTTTTATTCCTCATGATTCAAATCAACTAGCCAATGGAAAAAAGTCCATATTTACAATtgatgtttgatttgaatcaGCCATATGCTTGATTCgaataaaacttcaaaaaaatatgttttaaattttctaacttgtgattcaagaaaCACACAAGATGTTGAGTTTGACATGGATTAAAATCTTATTTATTGAATGTGAGGGTGACTGGACGTacaattttaatcaaataagCGAATTAcacacaaattaaaataataacaaatcaaattacaaataaaaaaagtattgataacatcaaaataaaaatgataCCAACTGAACAATTTCAGTTACTAGATTGGCGACCCGTGCTCCGCACGGgtatattagaaataaaattgcattatttaataatagttaatatttgattttttatttgcatatatttaaattatgtttacaattatactattaattttttaatgagaAACAATAATGTAAAAAATGttttataatattgtttttttaagGTTATCAGAAAAGCTATTATGTttcaatttatatattaaaataagtaatttatttttaacattATGAGCATAAAACTATTTGAACTATATTAATTTTAGCATTTAACttacaatttaaattaattttagtacaaatgaatataataaaaatagatgTATTTATGTCAACAACAGTCTCTTAAATCTCAAGAGCAACAATGAGCAACAATGATAtaagaattaataataattaataataatatattcagctaactattaaaaataattattataatattaataaaaatataataaatttcaattaagatatttaaaaataaaataaaagaacatagaatataaattttatttaacgaaataaataatatttatagatctcaaatatttgttgtaaaaatttctcaaaaatatgaataattttttaatgtaatttAATATAAACATCTTCAATACTATGAATTAATTATAGTaatataactatttatttattaaattgattacatcatatcaatattttcatgaatcatttctatttaaattaataataaactcaAAACATCTTATCAACAAAAACTATAattttgtttggtttattataaattataaatcaaatataattaataaaaaaaaagaaaatttctatAGTGGGAGGGTATGACCTTCCCCACTTAATTAACAAatgaaagcaaaaataaaataaataaagaaataaaacaaaatcatttttttcaaacgtTTTTAGTCCTATACAatataatattttagtgagatatTTTAATCCAATTTCTTAAAGAAATAAACACAACATACACATAAGTTAAAGAATATAATCAATATTACAATACAATCAACttaaaaactaaatattttttaatataatttaatacatGAATTAATTATAGTAATACAATTTTTATACTATGAATTAATTTAATAGATGAATCTTCAATACTATGAATTAATTTAATACATGAATCTTCAATACtatgaattaattataataatataatttaatacatGAATCTTCGATACTATGAATTAATTatagtaatataattttttatttattaaattgattacACCATATCAATATTTTCGTGAATcatttgtatttaaattaataataaatttaaacacATATTATCAACAAAATGTATAATGTTGTTTGGTTTATTGTAAATCGAATatacataaaagaaaaaaattcaatagTGGGAGAGCGTGATCTATCTCACTAAATtaacaaatgaaataaaaaaaacaaaaaaataaaaacaaaacaaataaaagatgaaaatataaaaaatataaattagaaaATCTAAATGTGTATTTCATTATGTAAAATTTTGTAGGATATGTTATTGGCTTGTCAATTTGTCAATGTATCGATGTGAAATTATATTTAAGTTAAGTGACTTACGATTTAACCATTATTCATATATCCTAAAGATTTAAGTAAAATGACTTACAATTTAACCATTATTCTTATATCCTAAAGATTTAATTTAAATGACTTTACAATTTGACCATTATTCTTATATCATAAAGATTTAAGTTAAATGACTTTACAATTTGACCACTATTCTCCTATCCTAAAGATCTTCCTTGCAATATTTTATCTTCGCTAAACctgcaaaaatatatattatattttatatgaaaataaaataaatgtgtatGAAGTTTAACAAAAAGataaacaaatttataaatagTTATTAGGAAAAAAATATTCTTACTGATTGAAATAGTTATGAGACATGCAGATCCTAGAAAAGAATAAATGGGTAGAAAATGTTAGcaaatgaaattgaaaaaaaaaatcgttGTTATGAGATATGAAAATCCTAGAAAAGAACAAATAGGTGAAAAATGATACCAAATGAAATTGGTAAATGATGAAGGTAGTATCAGGAGTGATTATAAAGGTGTGTAAAAATACAAAAAGACACTATTTTATAACCGTTTTTGTAGACtattattaatactattaataatattaacaacattTCATTAAAACATTCCATAAAAAATAgaagaatttaaaattttaactcttTTAcgttacataaaataaataacaatgatTATTGGATTAATCACTATTTATTTAtcaattgttatttattttgtcCATTTACTCATtattctatttattattatttatttatgctACATGAATGTAATcaatttgtaaaaaaaacataattgaatACTTATTACATActctttataatataattaacttaaaatttagattttttatgattaataaaCATTTTTGTAGAAACTCATAgatataaattgttttttatttttttaatttcaaataatttaagtaattattattatatttttttaatattacatgaatacattttagtttatattataatattaatttgtataaatataaataataaaattttaaaaacaaaaaaaatataactaatatACTATAGAAACAATATTATATAATCTAACCtctgaattttttaattttcaattaagacaaatttttataaaataaaatattcaaatttagaaattcataaaaataatttgatttttttataaactataatataaaaaaatattaaagataaaCTCATCATTAAAGTGTATtagttaaaatttaataattattaaaatgaaattttattttattttatacttacATATCATTATTAGTTATGATTTTagtgattattaaaataaaatttattttttattttttaaattaaaaccaaaacagaaaaaattagaaaattattcaaattatttaaattattttatgcaATACCTAAAAAAAGAacattattcaaattatttaaaacagaaaaattagaaaattagTGTGAtcataatagaaaaaaattatcaaagttaTCTacagtttttaatataatttaagaaaaatttatttaatatatttatttgctgcaaataaattaaaatcgtatttatatatatttttattttttctctattataaattaattatataaaagttatttagagtttttaatataatttgataaaaatttatttttacataaataaGTTATTTCTcaaatgttttatatatttagatattatatattacatatttatataattgttattattatttgtgatttcatattatattattattacgattattatatttatttattttattttttatatagagttaaattaataaaagttaaaattatgattttttgttTAGATTTATTATCGATGTGACATGTGGCAAATTTGGTTTAGAGATActaccaaggtgacatgtggctagggttgccatcatgacaaccttggatttatatatattaagataaGATAATGTATGGTATTTATTAGAAAGAGAAAGAAGAATAAAAGAACATTAAAGAGTAAAAGAAATCTCTTTTCTTTCTcaaatccataaaaaaaaaaaaaacaaagcataTGTTTATTGTGATTAACTTTATCGTATATTAGTTTCTACCCTTCTTTGAGAGACAGAGTTGTGGTTTTCTTTCGTGAAGTATCATGTTCTTAGTGTTGAAGACTTACAAACATTTAGgctatgtttgcgagtttggaggggaaggcttccgaaaaaaaatataaaaatataataaaatatttgacagtttttgaaaaaatattttgtttagaatgataaaagtgtcattatcattactaattgttaattttaaaaatagtataacaacctaaatgatatttgaaaaatttagaaaatttctttacccacctccctatgggggtcacccccagcgaaaaacccattttaccccgcttcggaaatgcatttccgaaatattttttttttcaaaattttttcagacttcggaagtgcatttccgaaaaaatcccaaaaattgggattttgactaattcggagatgcatctccgaaacaacaaaaaaaatcttaaaaaatcccaaaaattaattttaggatattaattaattcacatatcataaatttgatataatttatgagtaataaataataataattatatattttgatataatttatgagttatgaataatagttattatatatttctatcctaattcaaattttaaaatttaaaataattttaattatcaaaattaaaataatttcacttacaaaataagttataattttttatttatatatttataataattgttaatctttataaaaaaataacatatttttattttaaaacaaaactcacgtttttattttctaaatcatattcaattaattaaagtaaataataaaattgtttcaattttaaatagaataaaaaataatgctcaaaatgtgcataaataatgaataataagcacacaaatatgtaaaaataaaaaatatatataatattttttaaaatgtttaaaaataattacaaaatattatcaatttcattgttcactttatataatatttttggattaatcattaatccttgtttgtttttatatttactgtttatatagtttttatattttaacgcactatttaaaaatataacaatttttatagtgtatataaagtatatataatataagtttatttaaataaaaataacaaaatttgattgaaggtcagatttttttttatttcaatataacgtttattatttattaatattaaaaaatttataatttaaaaattaaaaattaaaataagtttgtagaatataatttttcttaattatcaaaattgtcatttgtttaaaattgagataaatcattatttaataaaaaataacatttcccacaaataaatattaaaaatcacgtatttttaagaaaaattaatataaattacgtgattattattattaattataatacattatttttattatttattaagaaaaaaatgtgactttttaattaaaaaaacatgtattcattatttgaaacaaatttcacaatatttaaaatacaattatattttttttcacaataaaattattatgctaattattatttagtttttatatattttttatagacactttgtgaatttgtatatattatatttaaaaatgaaacaactttattatttatattaagtgaattcaatatgattaaatttaaataaaattaaaaaaaaattcaaaaatatttagcattatgattttttttatatgaagtataattagatagttatacaaaaatgtgaaaaatctattttatgtATGAGAATAGGGAATTATGATTTATTAGAGAGGAAattatttattactaaaaataggagaaaattattttaagtaagaatcttGAGAAaattattgattcactttcattttatacctattaattgtattggttcaccttgattttaattttttaataattattcaattatttcggaagtgtatatccgaaacattccaaaccaatttggtcttggaatatttcggatatgcatctccgaaaacacctccctctcccaagggggtgagttcggagatgaacttccgaaacaccacattttctgaaaatgtaactttatttcggagatgcatctccgaaatcaatattttatattaaaaaaaacacgttttcggaagttcatttccgaaaacacatttttttcaaaaaaagtaccttttcagaaatgaacttccgaaacaggggtagtgttgtaaattcaccaggggtgagcaagaaggttaggaggtgggtgaagaaattctcaaaatttatgtaaaccctccaaaacccttcaAAACTCtctttcaatacaatttttgagttcctctattttatggggtttttggtattatgaataaaatcaaaccctccaaaaccatCCTACCTGAAaccttcctattttccaaagtccTCACCTCTTttctcctccaaactcccaaataaAACCTTAGAGTGTTTGAGTGGAGGTGAGAGAATCTTAAATTCAATCAAGAGaatatgatttgaatttcagGAATAGTATCTAAAAAAAATGATCATAAATTGATAATAGTTTAGATAAGATCGTAGGTACTATCGATCATTTATAATTAGTAAATTTTCTTTCTACTGAACTAGTATCCTCCTAGACATAGGTGACAATTGtatcaacactctcttttcaatacTCTGTCTAACACTCACTTTATTATTGGTTAAAATATGTGTGGGTCTCTCACTTTTGAAATGGatcccacataaagtggtaggacccacaatattttaaccaataaaaaaagTAAGTGCTAGAGATATTGttaaaaagagagtgttgctaacaATTTTTTTCATTGTAATCAAATATGTATAACAATTTCTCATGTCTATATATATTGTTACAACTCTCATATTTCATTATATAACTCTCATATTTCATTATATAGGTTGCAACATTGAAAATATGATCTCATTTGTTTTCTTCTATTATTTTAGGGTATGATATTATGTTTAACTATGTATATATGACCGTTTTTCAATTATAGGATAAGTTTATTCAAACTATTCATATGATACGAATGATAAGAGATCTACACAAGGATGTGTCTTAATTCAATTTATAGTGGCTATGTATACATATGAAGCATCAGGGAGTTCAAGTACTTCATACATGATGTTTTTAATTCTCTTTGGCAACTTTATATGATAAACAAAATAATGTTCTTACTGGATCCAAGCCCCCTTATCATAACAAAGTTCATATATAAAACTGTTGCAGAAATCTTTCAATGTAAATTACATTTATCTTCTAAGATTCTATATAATCTATGATGCTAACATAAACATGCATAAAAACACACACACAATTCAAGTACAATACTACTCAAATCTCATCATGTTCATCATCATACTCATCATACAAAGCAACAGTTTCACTTTTACACTCTCTCTCAGTTATCATAAGTCTTGCACTCCTCAGTCTCCGGATTATCCTTACAGTATTCCTCCAACGGGTCAGACTCCTTCTTCCTATCCCTCGCATGGCTCGCCGCCGCGCTGAGTTCCTCCACCTCATCCCATGCAGCCACGCATTCTCCACTGACCGGATCATCAGCACACGTCTCTTGTGCACTCTTTATGCTCTCCTCCACCTTCTTAGATATTTGTTCTGGTGCAGCACGAAGAGGTTGGACTAGCTTCATCCGTCCTGATCCGGTTAAGGTTTGGCGTGTTGACAGAGACGAAGCTGGTGAGATCTTGATGGTTTGTGGGAGTCCTGATGAGTTGAAGAGGAGCCTAGGGTTTGAGAGACTCAGACCAGCGATTGTtgccattttttcttcttctgtagTTATGATGATGCTGGGTTTGTTTGTCGGTTTTGAGATGATATGTGTGGAGAGATAGATAAGGATCAGAGATTGAGTGAAGAGATTTTACTTCTATACATATACTTGGCTTGCTAAGGATTTTTGTTCGCATATTTCTTATCGGGTTGTAACCAATTGTTATCTTACACGTGTGTTATTATTAGATAATTTGTCAATCAATATATGAGTATATttcaagataaaaaataaaaaaactatattaATATAATAGGTGAATTCtaataattgattttataaatatttctaaGTTGTCAAGTATTTAGAAAAAAATTTGTAAATATTCTGTGAATGAGTTTAATTTGCAAAATACTATTACAGATGTAACACTATTGAACAgaacatatatttttaaatattaaatttttttaaaaaaaagttgtttgacattttgatatttttgataGTATgtgttaaaatttaaatttaaaaaaaaaaaacattttgatattcattaaaaaaaattaattaaaaaaagaaacattttgatatttttgataGCATGTGCTTAAAACCAAACATTATTTCATAATTTAATGTGGAACTATAACTCGTCAAATCTCATATTATCTGCTTTATTGAATCTCATGATTAATTTCTATGTTAAATAGAATATAAAAGAAATTGTCAagttcattctttcattttaaatcttgtttttttttttttgataaactaAATCTTGTTTATATGCAAATCAAATACACCTTATATGATACATAATTTATTATTAGTAGTATAAAGTAAGCACATATTctaacataaaaaattatttaaaaatacaaaaatgtatCTCACCATACTAAATGTATGTGTTAAATAGAAGTTTTTCATTTAACTTCTCATCTCaacaataaaaatgaaaaaaaaaatgaaagttatttcaAAAATTTGTTAAAAGAACGGTCTTGTGAATTCGGATATTGGATTATGGAATTTTTTAAGAATGTGAAATCTTTAAAACTAGTTGGTAGTTGGTGACTGGTGATTGATAGCTGGTAGCTAGTGATTGATAGCTGGTAGCTagtgactgatagctgataagttaatttgagtgtttggtaaattagctgttacACTATCTGATAAATACAAAAGGACATTTTTATTAAGAAATTTgtgatttatttatcttattatattatattattaaattaatttatatttgataaaaataaatatattaatacaaacttacaaagcaattttaatatatgtgaattacaaagcaattttaaatttgtatataaattatataaataaatttaacgaAATACATAAAATTGAATTcagttaaattaatcaaaattaatgataaaaataaatttattatttaatattatatcataaaaatataacaaaaattttaattttcttcgtCTCGGTTAATCTCATTGATTCTTCGATTACGTTTCACTAACTTGAGAATTATcactatttcaaaatttattatatacATTAAAAACGttaaagattaaaaaaacattaaacactgaattataatatatattgaagggtaaaaatagatttttgttaaaataataagggtataaatgaaagaaaaagtcacaagttaaaagctacaagctcaaaatctacttcaaatagcttttcaaaaaaaaaagataaaagctagtaaaaaagctaaaTGCTAAATGCTAAAAACagttaccaaacagagcttttttatttatataagctgaaaagctaaaagctaaaaactCTTTTTATGGTCTTACTAAACAGACTCTTAACTTAATAGCTTTCACCAACAattctctaaaaaaaattatactcatCTTTGGTTAAAATGTTCTTCTCAAACCTCTACTTCACCGATGAAATAATCTACTATGAAGTAATAAAACACAAGATATTTCTACCTTTAGAAGAGTTTGTGA
The Vicia villosa cultivar HV-30 ecotype Madison, WI linkage group LG6, Vvil1.0, whole genome shotgun sequence genome window above contains:
- the LOC131612713 gene encoding calvin cycle protein CP12-2, chloroplastic-like, whose translation is MATIAGLSLSNPRLLFNSSGLPQTIKISPASSLSTRQTLTGSGRMKLVQPLRAAPEQISKKVEESIKSAQETCADDPVSGECVAAWDEVEELSAAASHARDRKKESDPLEEYCKDNPETEECKTYDN